GACGCCCTGCGGCGCGAGCTGAGCGCGGCCTCCTCGCTCGCGGCGCTGGGACGCCTGAGCGAGGGCTACGCGCGCGCGGAGGCGGCCGCGAAGGAGGCGCAGGCCCTGGGCTACGTGCCCGCGGTGGCCGAGGCGCTGCTCGCCCGCGGGCAGCTGGGCGCGGACCTGCGCCCCCCCGAAGAGGTGGAGGCCACCCTGCGCGAGGCGGCGCTCGCGGCGGGCCGCGCCCGCGACGACCGGCTGCTGGTGAGCGCCTGGGGCCGGCTCGTGCAGCTGATGGCCCAGAAGGAGGAGCGGCGCGAGGCCACCGACGAGCTCGTGCACGCGCTCACGGTCACCACCGCCCGCGTGGGCCGCGACCCGGGGCTGCACGCCGGGGTGGAGCGCGCGCTCGCCATGCTGGCCGCGCGGCGCGGCGAGTTCGCCCGGGCGAAGCCCCTCTTCGAGGAGGCGCTCGGCCACTACGAGGAGGCCGGCGACGAGCGGATGACGGCCATCACGCTGGGCAACCTCGGCCACGTGCAGCGCGAGCTGGGGCAGCTGGACGAGGCGAGCGCCCGCGTGAAGCGCGGCATCGGCATCCTCGAGCGCCTGCTGGGTCCCGCCCACCCGGACAACACCCAGCTGCTCAACGTGCTGGGCGCCATCCACTGGAAGAAGCGCGAGCTGGAGAGCGCGCGCGCCGTCTTCGAGCGCGTGCTCCGGGTGCGCGAGGAGGCCTTCGGGCCGCAGAGCGCGCCCGTGGGGCTGGTGGAGCTGAACATGGGCGCCATCCTCATCGAGCTGTGGCGGCTGGACGAGGCCCAGGTGCACCTGGAGCGCGCGGCCGCGCTGCTGGAGAAGACGCGCGGGGCGAAGAGCCAGGACCTCGCCGCCACCCTGGACAACCTGGGCATCGTGCTGCGCCGCAAGGGCGAGCCCCAGCGCGCGCTCGCCCTGCACCGGCGCGCGGCGGACATCTACCGGGGCTACTTCGGCGCGGACCACCCCATGCTCGCCTCCCTCACCCTCAACGCCGCGCTCGCGCTCTCGGACGCGGGCGCCCACGCCGAGGCCCAGCGCGAGATGCAGCGCGCCGTGGCGCTCTACGAGAAGCGCTTCGGCGCCGGCACGCCCGACACCGCCGAGGCCTACAGCTGCCTCGGCGAGGTGCTGCACGCGGCGGGGCGCGAGCGCGAGGCGCTCGCGGCGTACGGGCGCGCGCAGGCGCTGCTCGAGAAGGCCGGAGGCGATGCGCTCGCCTCGCTCTTCGCGGTGCACGACGGCGTGGCCCCGGTGCTGCTCGCGCTGGGCCGCGCCCCCGAGGCGCTCGCCCACCTGCGCAGCGCCGAGGCGGGCCGCGGCCAGCAGCAGTGGGGCACGGTGGAGCGCGCCCTGCACCAGCTCTCGCTCGGCCAGGCGCTGTGGGCTACCGGTGAGGACCGCGCGCGCGGCCGCGAGCTGCTGCTGCAGGCGCGCGAGGCCCTGCGCGCCCTGCACCACCCGGTCGCCGCGCGGCAGCTCGTCGCGAGCGAGCGCTGGATGGCGCAGCAGCGCGCGCTGTAGCGCGGCGGCTCAGGGCTGCTGCAGGTACACCTCGCCCGCCTTCATCACGAAGACCACGCGCCGCAGCGCCTTCATGTCCTCGAGCGGGTTGCCGTCCACCGCGATGAGGTCCGCCGCCTTGCCCGGCTCCAGCGTGCCGATGCGCTCGGAGAGCCCGACCAGCTCCGCGGAGCCGGCGGTGCCCGCGCGCAGCGCGTCCAGCGGGCGCATGCCGTACTTCACCATCAGCTCCAGCTCGCGCGCGTTGGTGCCGGGCAGCTCGAAGGTGTCGCTGCCGAAGGCGATGCGCACCGGCGTCTTCAGCGCGCGCTGGAAGCTCAGCGTGTGCTCCTTCACCGTGTTGGTCAGCTTCGTGCGCTGCTCGGGGGACACGGGCGCGAAGATCTCCCCGTCGCGCCACATCTCGTACACGAGCAGCGTGGGCACGTAGAAAATCCCCTTCTGCGCCATCAGCCGGAAGGTCGCCTCGCTGAGGTAGAGCCCGTGCTCGATGGAGTCCACCCCCACGTCGATGGCGAGGCGCGCCGCCGCGTCGCTGTAGGTGTGCGCGGCCACCTTCACGTGCCCGCGGTGCGCCTCCTCCACCAGCGCCGACAGCTCCTCGCGCGAGTAGTTCATCGCCCCGGTGAGGATGTCGTGGCGCAGCTCGTGCTTCTCGTAGGACTCCATGTAGATCTTCACCACGTCCGCCCCTTGCGAGAGCAGCCGGCGCACCTCCTTGCGCACCTCGCCCACGCCGTCCGCGCTGGTGGAGAGCGGCGGCACGGCGAGGTACGGCGAGTAGCCGGTGAGCCCGTAGGCCCCGGTGCTGGTGATGGGGCGGATGGCCGCCACGATGCGCGGGCCGGGTACCAGCCCCTTCTCGACCGCGTCGCGCAGCGCCACGTCCGCGAAGCCCGAGCCCTCGTTGCCCAGGTCGCGCAGGGTGGTGATGCCGCTCTCCAGCGTCTTGCGCGCGTTGGCCGCGGCCCACAGCGTGCGCAGCTCCGGCGTCTCGCGCAGCACCTGGCCGTCGTAGTCGCCCGCGTGCAGCGCGATGTGCGTGTGCGCGTCCACCAGCCCCGGCAGCACCGTGCGGTTGCCGAGGTCGATGACGCGCGCGCCGGCCGGGATGGGCAGGTCCGCGCCGACCTCGGCCACCTTCCCGTCGCGCACCCGCAGCGTCACGTGCGAGCGCGGCGCGCCCTTGCCGTCCAGCAGCTGGCCGGCCTCCACGTAGAGGTCGGGCGGGGGAGTGGCGGCGAGGGTCGCGGCGAGGAGGAGGGCGAGCATGGCGCGGCAGCGTAAGGGGCGGCCGCGGGGCTCCACGAGCAGGTGCGCGCGCGGGCGTGCGCTCGCGAACGACCGTGCGCGACACCTCGCGCCCGGCGCATGTGTGCTCCACCGCCATCTCCCCGCACAGGGTCCCACCTTTCCCGTGCCCCACGTCGCGCTACAGTGTGCGCGTCATTTCGCTGCCTGAGGGGATCCGCCTTGAATCGAAAAGTGAAGGGGACCCTCTTCGTGGACTACGTGCGCATGCTGCGGCTGCGCAAGGACGTGGACTGGTCCGAGCGGCTCCTGCCCGAGGACCTCGCGCTGCTGCAGAGCCGCGTCGAGCCGGGCGCCTGGTACCCGATGGACAGCTTCGAGCGGCTGGGGCTCGCCATCCTCAACGTGCTGGCGGAAGGAGACCTCGCGCTGGTGCGCGAGTTCGGCCGCGCGAGCGTGGACTGGATCCTCGCTGCAGAGCCGCGCCTGCTCGCGCCCGGAGACCCGCGCGAGTCGCTGATGCGCTTCCACGTCCTGCGCCAGAGCTTCTTCGACTACCCCGCGCTCGAGGTGCGCAACCTCAGCGACCGCGGGGCGGACCTCGTCATCGACTACCAGATGGGGGCGGTGGCCGAGGAGGCCGCGTCCACCCAGGCGATGGGCTTCTTCGAGCAGCTGCTCGAGCGCGCCGGCGCCCGCGAGGTGACGGCGCGCTCCACGCAGGAGCGCTGGAGGGGCGCCCCGCAGACGGTGATCGCGCTGCGCTGGCGCTGAGGCGCGCCCGCTCCGGAGCTCAGGGCCCCGCGGGCGCGGGGTGCTCGGTGAGCTGCTCCTCCAGGAGGCTCACGGGCAGCAGGCCCGCGTCGTTGAACTGCGCCATGAACTCGCGCAGGTCGAAGGGGGCGGGGTCGTGCTCGCGCGCGTACTGGGCGATGAGCCGGTCCACCAGCGCCTTGCCGGACACGTAGCTGGTGCCGTAGCCCGGCTGGCGCAGGTAGAGCAGCTGCTCGGTGGCCGTCAGCTCGCTCGTTGCCGGGGCCCAGCCGCGCGGGGTCCAGTGCTGCTGCAGCTGCCCGGCCTCTACCAGCGTCAGCGCGTTGGCCTGCACGTAGAGCGAGGCAAGCCCGCGCGCGGCGCGGTTCGCGAGCATCACCCAGACGAGCTCTCTCGCGCGCGGGTTGTCGTCGTAGAGGCCCGCCTGCATCGTGAGCTCCTCGAAGGCGGTGGCGAAGCCCTCCGCGCGGCTGTCCCAGATGTTGAAGAGCGAGGGCACGCGGCGGATGGGGCTCGCGTGGGGCTCGTCGCGCAGGCGCGCGAGGTCCAGCCAGTGGTACTGGTGCGCGAGTAGCAGCATGGGCTCGCGGTGCGTCACCTGGAGGAAGAAGTTGCGCTTGTCCGGCGGCACCCAGGGCCCCAGCTGCGCCGCGAGCGCCGCGCGCACGTAGGGCCGCTCGGGGATGACCCGGCCCGTCCGGGTGAGGAAGCGCACGAACTTCTCCAGCCGGTCCTGCTCGAGCTTCGCGAAGGCCTCGGGGCTCGCCGCGGGCTCGAGCGGGGGCAGAGCGCGGTTGTGGTACTCCTCGAGCCGCAGCGAGGCGTGCGCGCGCTCGAGCTCGCGCCGCAGGAGCGCCACCTCGTCCTCCCAGGTGTAGGGCACGAGGTGCACGTTGCGCAGGTACCAGGTGTAGTTCTCCTTCCCCACGCCGGAGGGGCCCTTCTTGCGCGGCGCCTGGGCCTCCACCCAGTGGGCGAACTCCTCGGTCGCCGTGCGCGCGTGCGCCACGGCCGCGCGCAGGGCAGGGGTCGCGCCCTCCAGGCTCGCGGTGCGGGTGCCGGTGGCCGAGTGCACCGAGAGCGTGCCCGCCTCCAGCTCCGCGAGCGCGTGGGCCTGCTCGCGCAGCGGCCCCGCGCCGTGCAGCCACAGCTCGCGCGCGTCGCCGTCCTTCAGGTTCTCGCGCGCCTGGACGAGCAGCGGGGCCACCGCCTCCAGCTGCCGCGCGAGTGCGCCCTGGTCCGCGGCCGGAAGCGGGTACGCATGCGCCCAGAGCTCGATGGCGGGCAGCGCCGAGCGCCCCTCGTGCGCAGGCGTGTCGCTCTGCTCGGAGAAGACGGTGGCGTAGAAGGCGGGGTCGCGCGCCCAGGGCCGCAGCACGCGCAGCTCGAAGTCCAGCCCGTTCATCTCCGCGCGCACCAGCTTCAGGTCCACCTGCTGCGCGCGCGTCCAGCCGCGCGTGTCCAGGGCCTCCAGGCGCTTGCGCAGCGCGGGCAGGCCTGCTGCCTTGCGGGCGATGGCAGCGGGCCGGTAGTCGGGCACGTCGCCCACCCGCGCGGGCTCGACGAAGCTGCGCCACTCCTCGAAGAGCTTCAGCAGCGCCGTGTAGCCCGGAGGCTCGGGCGCCGCGGGGGCGGCCGCGGAGGCCGGCGCCGCGGCGAGGAGCAGGAGGAGGGCGGCACAGGCACGCGGCAGGCGGCAGAAGGGCATCGGAGCCTCGGGGCGGGCCCGGAGCAGGCCCCGGGCGTGGCGGCCGCGACGCTACTCCGCGGGCCCGGTGCCGCGCGCGCCGGAGGGCCGCGGGCGCTCACGGAGCGGACACTGTGGAAAGCGCAGGATTGGAGCCCGGGCGCCGCCCGCGGTGTGCGAGGCTCCCGGGCCTCCGACCATGCCCTCCGACAGCTCCACAGCGCCTTCGACCACCGCTCCTCCGACCAGCGCCCTGCGCATCCGCGGCTACGCCACCTTCCTCGCCACCTTCATGCTGGCGATGATGGCGGACAACATCGAGCACGTGATCAGCTACTGGGTGGCGTTCCAGAAGTTCCACTCGGCGGCGCTCGGCGGCTTCGCCGTCGTGTCGCACTGGCTGCCCTTCCTCGTCTTCTCGGTCCCGGTCGGCGCGCTCAACGATCGCTTCGACTCGCGGCGCCTCATCCAGGCGGGGATGGTGCTCTTCATCGGCGCCTCGGTGGGCTGGGGCTACTTCTTCGCCACCGGCACGCTGCAGCTCTGGCACGCCATGGCGCTGCTCACGCTGCACGGTTGCGCGGGCGTGCTGTGGAGCACCTCGAGCCAGATGCTGCTCTACGACATCGTCGGCCCGGCCTCGCTCGCCAGCGCGGTGCGCCTCAACGCCACCGCGCGCTACCTGGGCGTGCTCATCGGCCCCGGCGTGGGCAGCCTCATCCTGCGCACGCTGGGGCCCACCCACGGCATCTTCCTCAACACGCTCTTCTACCTGCCGCTGCTGCTGTGGCTCGTGCGCGCGCCCTACGGCCGCCACTTCCGCGCCAGCTCCGCGCCCGCGCCGCGCCGCGCGGTGCGCGGGCTCGCGGACATCCTGCACACCATTCGCGACGTGCGGGGGCTGCCCGTGGTGGGCGGCATGGTGCTGCTCGCGGGCGCTGCATCCTTCTTCGTGGGCAACAGCTACCAGGCCCAGATGCCCGGCTTCGCGGAGGACCTCGGCCACGCGGACCCGGGCCTCACGTACACGCTGCTGCTGGGCGCGGACGCGGCCGGGGCGCTGCTCGCGGGCGTGCTGCTGGAGGCCCGCGGGCGCTGGCTGCGGATGACGCCCGCCTCCGCCCTGGGGCTGGCGCTGCTCTGGGGCGTCGCACTCGCCACCTTCGCCGCCATGCGCTCCTATCCCCTGGCGGTCGCCGTGCTCTTCGTCGCCGGCTTCCTCGAGCTCTCCTTCAGCAGCATGACGCAGGCGCTGGTGCAGCTGAACGCCCCGGACGACATCCGGGGCCGCGTCCTCGGGCTCTTCAGCATGTCCGCGATGGGGCTGCGCACCTTCAGCGGCTTCACGGTGGGCCTGCTGGGCAGCCTCACCAACATCCACCTGTCGCTCGCGGTCTCGGGGCTCGCCTTCTCCGCTGTCGCGGCAGGGCTGCTGCTGCGCCTGCGCACAGGTGCCGCCCCGCGCGCACCCTGAGGCTTCGGCCACCGGGGGCGCGAGCGCCCACCATCGGACACACCGCGCGGGCGCCGCAGTCGGGGTGGCGGCTGCGGGGGGGACCGGGGATAGTGGCCGGAGATCATGCATGACCTCGCCGCCTCCTCCCGGCTCATCGAGCACCTGAGCGCGCTCACCGATGAGCTCCGGGTCACCCTCCAGCACCAGGGCGAGTCGCTCGCCGAGACCCAGCGGCGGCTGAGCACGCTCTTCGAGCGCGCGCCGATGAGCATGCAGCTCATCGACCGGGACGGCCGGACGCTGCAGGTCAACGCCGCGTGGAAGGCGCTGTGGAAGATCCCCGACGCCATCGTCGAGGGCTTCATCCTGCGCAGCTACAACATCCTGAAGGACCCCCAGCTGGAGGAGAAGGGCATCGCCCCCTACTTCGTCCGCGCGCTGCAGGGCGAGAACTGCCACATCCCGGCCGCCCTCTACGATGCGACCGAGCAGGGCATGGAGGGCCGGGCGCGCTGGGTCGAGGGCTTCCTCTACCCGGTGAAGGACGACGCCGGCCGCGTCGAGCAGCTGGTGCTGATGCACCAGGACATCACCGAGCGCAAGGAGGCCGAGGCCCTCATCCTGCGCAAGAGCGCGGAGTTCGAGGCGGTGTTCCTGCACCTGCCCGAGCCGGTGGTGATGGCCTCGGCGAGCCGGGACATCGTGCTCGTGAACCCCGCGGCGTGCGCGCTGCTGGGCTACGCCCCGGCCGAGCTCGTGGGCAAGCCGCTCGCGTTCATCCAGCACGAGGCGGACGGCTCCGGGGGCGCAGGGCAGGGGGAGGCAGACGCCTCCGCCCCCACAGAGCGCCACTACCGCCACCGCACGGGCGACCCCATCCTCACCGAGACCACCACGTCGGTGGTGCGGACCCCGGACGGCACCGTCCTCGGCTCCGTGAGCCTCGTGCGCGACATCCGGGAGAAGCGCCGCGCCGAGCGGATGATGGCCTTCCTCTCCGAGGCGGGGAACGTGCTCGCCGCGTCGCTCGACCACCCGCAGACGCTGTCCGCGCTGGCGCGACTCGCGGTGCCGGCCCTGGGGGACTGGTGCATCGTCGACCTGCTCGAGGACGACGGCACGGTGCGCCGCGCGGAGGTGGTCGTCGCGGACCCGGCGCAGCAGCCGCTCGCGGCAGAGGTCGTGCGGTACGCGCCGGGCCGGGACCACCTGCAGCATCCCCCGGCGCGGGCGCTCTTCGAGGCGAGGCCGCTGCTGCTCCCGCGCGTGGACCCCATGCAGGTCGCCGAGCTCTCGCGCGGCGATGCCCACGCGCGCACCATGGCCGCCACGGGGTTGCACTCCATGATCTGCGTCCCGCTGGTGGCGCGCACCCAGACCCTGGGCGTGCTCACGCTGTTGCTCGCGGGCACGAAGCGCAGCTACGACGAGAAGGACCTCTCTTACGCGAAGCAGCTCGCGAGCAAGGCGGCGCAGGCGGTGGAGAACGCGCGCCTGTACCAGCGGGCCACGGAGGCGATCGCCGCGCGCGACGAGTTCCTCGGCGTCTGCTCGCACGAGCTCAAGACGCCCATCACCTCGATGAAGCTGCAGCTGCAGGCGGCCACCGCGCAGAGGGGCGTCGGCAGCACCGCGGCCACCCTGCCGCCGGCGCTCGGCAAGCGGCTCGAGGTCGCGACCCGCCAGCTGCGCCGCCTGGAGAAGCTCATCGAGGACATGCTGGACGTCTCGCGCATCGTCAGCGGCCGGCTCACCATGACGCTGGAGCCGCTGTCGGTGCGCGAGCTGGTCGCGGACGCGCTCGACCAGATGGGCGAGAAGTTCGCCGCCGCGGGCGTGCCCCTCTCGCTCCAGGTCGAGGCGGACGCGCGCGTGCAGGGAGATCGCCTCCGGCTCACCCAGGTGATCGACAACCTGCTCTCCAACGCGCTCAAGTACGGCGAGGGCAAGCCGGTGCGCGTGCGGGTGCACCAGGAGGGCGGCCGCAGCCAGGTGGCCGTCGAGGACCAGGGGCCCGGCATCGCCGCTGGCGACCGGCAGCGCATCTTCAAGCGCTTCGAGCGGGCCGCGGCGACGCGGAACATCGGCGGCCTGGGGCTGGGGCTCTACATCAGCCGGCAGATTGCCGAGGCCCACGCCGGAAGCCTGGAGGTCCACAGCGAGCCCGGACAGGGTGCGCGCTTCGTGCTCGAGCTTCCGCTCGCCTGAGAGGAGAGGACCCCATGGGTGCCGTCGGCGCAGTCATCATGAGCTTCTTCGGCGCGGTGTTCGCGGCGCTGACCCTGCACTCGCAGCGGGGGTGGAGCGGGCCCTCGCTCGCGGCCCCCTTCGCGGTGTTCGCCGCCCTCGCGCTCGCCGCGCGGACCGCGAGCCGGCTTCCCGGCCCGGGGCTGACCCACTCGGCCCGGGCGGGGCGCGCCATCCTGTGGAGCAGCACGGCGGAGGGGGTGGGCATCTTCGTCGCCGCCAACGTGGTCGACAACCTGGGGCACCCCGAGCTGCTGCTGCCGGCGATGGCGCTGGTGGTGGGCCTGCACTTCCTCCCCATTGCGTTCGCCATGACCTTCCGGCCCTTCTACGTCCTCGGCGCCGCGCTGCTGGCGGCCTCGGCTGCCGGCTTCCTCCTCGCTCCGCCGCTGGGGCCGCAAGTGTCGGGCTTCGCAGCCGCACTGAGCCTCTGGGGGGCCGCCGCGCTCGCCGTGCTGCGCGAGCGCCGCGCGCGCAGCCGTCCTCCGGTGGCCGCCTGAGGCCACTCGACCCCGCGCGCCTGCTCGGGCGCGCTCACCTGAAGGAGTCCCGCCGATGAACCTCTTCGACATCCCCCTCACGCGCATCGACGGTGCGCCCGCGAGCCTCGCCGCCCACCGCAGCAAGGTGCTGCTGCTGGTCAACGTGGCGTCGAAGTGCGGCCTCACCCCGCAGTACGCGGGGCTCGAGGCGCTCTACCGCGAGAAGCGCGCGCAGGGGCTCGAGGTGCTCGGCTTCCCGGCGAACAATTTCCTCGGCCAGGAGCCCGGCACGGAGGAGGAGATCGCCACCTTCTGCTCCAGCTCCTACGACGTCACCTTCCCGCTCTTCTCGAAGATCAGCGTCGTCGGTGTGGACAAGCACCCGCTCTACCGCGAGCTCACGCAGGCCGCGCCGCAGGCGACGGGCGAGGGCCCCATGCGCCAGCGGCTGCAGGGCTACGGCATCGCGACGAGCCCTCCGGGCGAGGTGCTGTGGAACTTCGAGAAGTTCCTCGTCGGCCGCGACGGGCGCATCCTCGGCCGCTTCGCGCCGGACGTGGAGGCGAGCGACCCGCGGCTGCGCTCCGCCATCGACGCGGCGCTCGCTGCCTCCGCCTGAACCGCGAAGGGGGGAGGGGGGCTTCCCACCGTCTCGCACCTTCGCCTACGTTCCCCCTCCTCACGAGGGGGGAGTGCATGTTCGAGTCGAAGCGCGGGTGTGTCCTGGCGGTGCTCGCAGGTCTGTGGCTGGGCGGCTGTGAACCCGGAAGCGCGCTGCAGACGGACCCGGGCGCGGCCGGCAGCGACGTGCGGGCCACCTCCGAGGCGGAGCTGCAGCGCGCGGTGGTGCCGGGCAAGGAGCTGGTCATCACGGACCGCTCCGTCCTCGAGAGCCCGGTGGAGACCACCTTCGACCCGGCCCACCCGGACGGCCTCTCTCCGCAGGGGGCGTGGAGCTTCGGGCGCCTGGTGCACAACATGCTGCCGCGCGGCCAGCGCGGGGATGCGCGCGCGGCCTCGCGCTTCACCGTGCAGTGGCTGAAGAGCTGGGAGAGCGCCCAGTCCCCGAGCACCAGCGTGCGCGCCTCGGCGCCGCGCGCCACCATGCGCACCGTGGTGCTCGAGCCCTGGAAGCTCGCGAGCGGCTGCAGCGCGGGCCCCGAGAGCGACGACACCTGCGTGCTGGACTTCCGCCGCGCGCCCTTCCAGCTGATCGCGATCGTGAACCGGCCGGACCTGCGCATCGTGGCGGGTGACGACACGGCCATCGGCGGCGAGGGGCGCTTCGTGTTCCAGGCCGTGGGCCCCACCCTGAGCCAGACGCCCGAGGGCATGACCTTCATCGCGGACGCGACGCCCACCCCGCAGAAGCTCACCGTCATCTTCGAGTACTCGCTGCCCGTCTCGCACCGCTTCGAGACGCTGCTCTGGGCGCAGCGCTGGCACCTGCTGGGCGCGCTGCCCTTCGGCCCCGCGTACAACGCGCTGCTGCGCACCGTGACCGCGGGCTTCAGCGGGCCGGACATGGACCTGCGCCGCCCCAACGGCAGCGCGCTGAACCAGCTGCGCACCAACGAGGTGGCGCTGCTGGGCAGCCGCACTGTGTCCCCCAGCCTGCCGCCGCAGATCTGGGAGCTGCGCGAGTTCCACCTCTCGCGCGAGACGGGGCTGCTGCAGCAGCACACCGTGAACCTCGAGCCCTCGCGCGAGTTCGACCTCCCGCCGCGCGGCACCCTCGAGCGCTCGCAGCAGCTCGCCGAGGTGTTGCTCGCCAACCGCGACGCCGTGCTCTCCAACACGCACCGCCTGCCGCCCGAGATGCTCGCGAACTCCACGCTGGTGGGCACGGGGCTGCCGGCCTGGGGCTCGGGCGGCACCTTCACCACGGCGGACGGGCGCACCGTGGACCCGGCGCTGCGCACCGCCTTCGCGCTCAACACCTGCGGCGGCTGCCACCGCCACGAGACGGACACCCGCCACACCCCCGAGCGCGCCGCTACCACCGGCACCTTCCTGCACCTCACGAACCCGCGCGCGCTGGACACCGTGGACCGCCCCGCGGACCTGGACCACACCAGCCTCTCCGCGTTCCTGCGCTCGGAGATCGCCGCGCCCACCCCGGAGCGCCCGCTGGGTGGCCCGCGCTACGCGGACTTCACCCAGCTGCTGCGCATGCAGCCGCAGGACGTGTGCAACGCGACCGGCCTGCGGGTGTGCGGCTAGGGGACGGCCCCCTCGGCCCGGGCCTCGCGCTCGAGCCACGCGATGAAGCGCTGCGCCGCGGCCCCCGGCACGCGGTGCGGCGGGTACACCACGTAGTAGGCGAGGCCCAGTGACACGCTGGGCCCCGGCAGCCGCACGAGCCTGCCGTCTTCCAGGTACGCGGCGGCGAGGCGCTGGCGCGCGAGCACCGCGCCCAGCCCCGCCGCGGCCGCGTCCAGCGCGAGCGCCGAGTCGCTGAAGGTGTGCGCCGCCTCGGGCCGCAAGCCCCGCACGCCCGCCTCGCGAAACCACTCCGACCAGCGCGGCGACACGTCGTCCACCAGCGGCAGGGCGGCCACGTCCTCGGCCGTGCGCACCCGCTTCACGCCCGCGAGGCGCGGGGAGGCGGCGGGAAAGAGCACGTCGTCCATGAGGAAGCGCGCCACCAGCCCCGGCCAGGGCCCCCGGCCGTAGCGCAAGGCGAAGTCCGGCCCGCCGTCCTCGAAGCGCGCGGCGCCCCGGTCCGCGTCCACCACCAGCCGCAGCTTCGGGTGGGCCTGGGTGAAGCGCCCCAGGCGCGGCAGCAGCCACGAGCGCGCGAGCGAGGGCAGCACGCTCACCCGCACCCGCGGCTCCTCGCGCGAGGCGTGCAGTTGCGTGAACGCTGCGTTGAGCTCTCCCAGCGCGCCGCCCGTGGCGTCCGCGAGCAGCTGCCCCTCGGGGGTGAGCGCGACGCCGCGCGCCTGGCGGCGGAAGAGCACCACGCCCAGCATCTCCTCGAGCCGGCGCACGTGGTGGCTCACCGCGCTCGCGGTGAGGTGCAGCTCCTCGCCGGCGCGGGCGAAGTTCAGGTGGCGCGCGGCTGCCTCGAAGGCGCCGAGCGCGGGAAGCCAATGC
This genomic interval from Aggregicoccus sp. 17bor-14 contains the following:
- a CDS encoding DUF885 domain-containing protein; translated protein: MPFCRLPRACAALLLLLAAAPASAAAPAAPEPPGYTALLKLFEEWRSFVEPARVGDVPDYRPAAIARKAAGLPALRKRLEALDTRGWTRAQQVDLKLVRAEMNGLDFELRVLRPWARDPAFYATVFSEQSDTPAHEGRSALPAIELWAHAYPLPAADQGALARQLEAVAPLLVQARENLKDGDARELWLHGAGPLREQAHALAELEAGTLSVHSATGTRTASLEGATPALRAAVAHARTATEEFAHWVEAQAPRKKGPSGVGKENYTWYLRNVHLVPYTWEDEVALLRRELERAHASLRLEEYHNRALPPLEPAASPEAFAKLEQDRLEKFVRFLTRTGRVIPERPYVRAALAAQLGPWVPPDKRNFFLQVTHREPMLLLAHQYHWLDLARLRDEPHASPIRRVPSLFNIWDSRAEGFATAFEELTMQAGLYDDNPRARELVWVMLANRAARGLASLYVQANALTLVEAGQLQQHWTPRGWAPATSELTATEQLLYLRQPGYGTSYVSGKALVDRLIAQYAREHDPAPFDLREFMAQFNDAGLLPVSLLEEQLTEHPAPAGP
- a CDS encoding PAS domain-containing sensor histidine kinase, coding for MHDLAASSRLIEHLSALTDELRVTLQHQGESLAETQRRLSTLFERAPMSMQLIDRDGRTLQVNAAWKALWKIPDAIVEGFILRSYNILKDPQLEEKGIAPYFVRALQGENCHIPAALYDATEQGMEGRARWVEGFLYPVKDDAGRVEQLVLMHQDITERKEAEALILRKSAEFEAVFLHLPEPVVMASASRDIVLVNPAACALLGYAPAELVGKPLAFIQHEADGSGGAGQGEADASAPTERHYRHRTGDPILTETTTSVVRTPDGTVLGSVSLVRDIREKRRAERMMAFLSEAGNVLAASLDHPQTLSALARLAVPALGDWCIVDLLEDDGTVRRAEVVVADPAQQPLAAEVVRYAPGRDHLQHPPARALFEARPLLLPRVDPMQVAELSRGDAHARTMAATGLHSMICVPLVARTQTLGVLTLLLAGTKRSYDEKDLSYAKQLASKAAQAVENARLYQRATEAIAARDEFLGVCSHELKTPITSMKLQLQAATAQRGVGSTAATLPPALGKRLEVATRQLRRLEKLIEDMLDVSRIVSGRLTMTLEPLSVRELVADALDQMGEKFAAAGVPLSLQVEADARVQGDRLRLTQVIDNLLSNALKYGEGKPVRVRVHQEGGRSQVAVEDQGPGIAAGDRQRIFKRFERAAATRNIGGLGLGLYISRQIAEAHAGSLEVHSEPGQGARFVLELPLA
- a CDS encoding MFS transporter; translated protein: MPSDSSTAPSTTAPPTSALRIRGYATFLATFMLAMMADNIEHVISYWVAFQKFHSAALGGFAVVSHWLPFLVFSVPVGALNDRFDSRRLIQAGMVLFIGASVGWGYFFATGTLQLWHAMALLTLHGCAGVLWSTSSQMLLYDIVGPASLASAVRLNATARYLGVLIGPGVGSLILRTLGPTHGIFLNTLFYLPLLLWLVRAPYGRHFRASSAPAPRRAVRGLADILHTIRDVRGLPVVGGMVLLAGAASFFVGNSYQAQMPGFAEDLGHADPGLTYTLLLGADAAGALLAGVLLEARGRWLRMTPASALGLALLWGVALATFAAMRSYPLAVAVLFVAGFLELSFSSMTQALVQLNAPDDIRGRVLGLFSMSAMGLRTFSGFTVGLLGSLTNIHLSLAVSGLAFSAVAAGLLLRLRTGAAPRAP
- a CDS encoding LysR substrate-binding domain-containing protein; translation: MSLRAHWLPALGAFEAAARHLNFARAGEELHLTASAVSHHVRRLEEMLGVVLFRRQARGVALTPEGQLLADATGGALGELNAAFTQLHASREEPRVRVSVLPSLARSWLLPRLGRFTQAHPKLRLVVDADRGAARFEDGGPDFALRYGRGPWPGLVARFLMDDVLFPAASPRLAGVKRVRTAEDVAALPLVDDVSPRWSEWFREAGVRGLRPEAAHTFSDSALALDAAAAGLGAVLARQRLAAAYLEDGRLVRLPGPSVSLGLAYYVVYPPHRVPGAAAQRFIAWLEREARAEGAVP
- a CDS encoding glutathione peroxidase, translating into MNLFDIPLTRIDGAPASLAAHRSKVLLLVNVASKCGLTPQYAGLEALYREKRAQGLEVLGFPANNFLGQEPGTEEEIATFCSSSYDVTFPLFSKISVVGVDKHPLYRELTQAAPQATGEGPMRQRLQGYGIATSPPGEVLWNFEKFLVGRDGRILGRFAPDVEASDPRLRSAIDAALAASA
- a CDS encoding amidohydrolase family protein, whose protein sequence is MLALLLAATLAATPPPDLYVEAGQLLDGKGAPRSHVTLRVRDGKVAEVGADLPIPAGARVIDLGNRTVLPGLVDAHTHIALHAGDYDGQVLRETPELRTLWAAANARKTLESGITTLRDLGNEGSGFADVALRDAVEKGLVPGPRIVAAIRPITSTGAYGLTGYSPYLAVPPLSTSADGVGEVRKEVRRLLSQGADVVKIYMESYEKHELRHDILTGAMNYSREELSALVEEAHRGHVKVAAHTYSDAAARLAIDVGVDSIEHGLYLSEATFRLMAQKGIFYVPTLLVYEMWRDGEIFAPVSPEQRTKLTNTVKEHTLSFQRALKTPVRIAFGSDTFELPGTNARELELMVKYGMRPLDALRAGTAGSAELVGLSERIGTLEPGKAADLIAVDGNPLEDMKALRRVVFVMKAGEVYLQQP